Proteins from a single region of Rubeoparvulum massiliense:
- a CDS encoding glycerophosphodiester phosphodiesterase, which translates to MDQAKIFAHRGSKGTHPENTMAAFREAVRLGADGIELDVHLTRDKQVVVIHDEKVDRTTNGTGFVKDHSLQELKQLDAGSWFHPSYEQETIPTLEEVFTLIRETPLQVNIELKTDHIQYEGIEDQVIQLVRQHQLEDRVILSSFNHYSLVKTKQLAPEMETGILFMEGLFEPWEYAKRLGASALHCYYPIAFSPIGIEALQQGMAVRPFTVNHEEHMKQLFQQKISAIITDYPGKALEIKRSYNK; encoded by the coding sequence ATGGATCAAGCAAAAATTTTCGCTCATCGTGGGAGTAAGGGAACGCATCCTGAGAATACGATGGCTGCCTTCAGAGAAGCTGTTAGACTGGGTGCTGATGGGATTGAACTGGATGTTCACTTAACTCGTGATAAGCAAGTGGTGGTCATTCATGATGAGAAGGTGGATCGAACCACCAATGGAACGGGCTTTGTAAAGGATCATTCATTGCAGGAGTTAAAACAGTTGGATGCAGGCTCGTGGTTCCACCCTAGCTATGAACAGGAAACCATTCCTACGCTAGAAGAGGTATTCACGTTGATTCGTGAGACGCCACTACAAGTAAATATCGAATTGAAGACAGATCATATCCAATATGAAGGGATTGAAGATCAGGTGATTCAGCTTGTCCGTCAGCATCAGCTGGAGGATCGGGTGATTCTCTCTTCCTTTAATCACTATAGCTTGGTCAAAACAAAGCAGCTAGCTCCAGAGATGGAGACGGGTATTCTGTTTATGGAGGGGCTGTTTGAGCCATGGGAGTATGCGAAGCGACTCGGTGCTTCAGCTCTGCATTGTTATTATCCCATCGCATTCTCTCCCATTGGCATAGAAGCATTACAGCAGGGGATGGCTGTTCGCCCCTTTACAGTCAATCATGAGGAGCATATGAAGCAGCTATTTCAGCAAAAGATCAGTGCCATTATCACAGACTATCCAGGGAAAGCACTTGAGATTAAACGCTCGTATAATAAATGA